GTCCGTGGCCCACAGATAGCCGGTGCCGCCGAGCACGGCGAGGACCATGGCGAGCAGCAGCGCGACGCGGCGGTTGCGCCCGCGCCGCTTGGCCTCCTCGCGGCGCTCGGTGCGGCTCTCGGTGAACTTCAGCCAGTCGATGACGTCTTCGGAGGACTCGGTCTCGTCCTCGACGAAGGAGAACTGCTCGGTGGCGTACTCGCGGGGCTCGTGCGCCGGCCCGCCCCGGCCGGGGGGCTCCTCCCCCGGCGGCCGCTGCTGCGGGATGCGCCCCCACTCGCCGTCGGGCGGTACGGGCGTCACGGGCTGCTCGCCGGAGTGGGCGGCGGGGCCGTACGGGTCGTAGTCGTAGTCGTACCCGACGGCCGGGGGCGGGGCCTGCGGGGCGTAGTGCTGCTGCTGTGCCCGGGGGGCCTGGGGCGGGTAGACGGCGCCCCGCCGGGGCGGGGGCGGCTGCTGGGCGTACGGGTCGTAGTCGTACCCGTAGCCGGAGGACGGATCCCGGTAGCCCTCGGCGCCGGGTTCCTGGGGGGCGCCCTGCCGGTCGTAGTCGTAGCCCTGCTGTCCGTACGGGTCGTAGCCGCGGGCGTAGGGGTCCTGGTACGGGTCGTGGCCCTGCGGGCCGCGGTATCCGTCGTTCACTGGTGCCCCTTCCATAATGGGCAATCCCCGCCCACGGTCCCCCCGTGCTTATCCTTCGCTCCCCGTGCGGCCCCCGCCGCTCCGTAGATCCTGCGCGTCAACCGCCGTCGCGGTAAAGCCTTCGCTTGTTGATGTAGCGCACAACGCCGTCAGGCACCAAATACCAGACGGGTTCGTCGCGAGCCACCCGTTCCCGGCAATCCGTGGACGAGATGGCGAGCGCGGGCACCTCGACCAGCGACACCCTGCCCTCGGGCAGCCCGGGGTCGTGCAACCGGTGACCCGGCCTGGTCACCCCGATGAAGTGGGCGAGCGAGAACAGTTCCTCCGCGCCCCGCCAGGTGAAGATCTGGGAGAGCGCGTCCGCGCCGGTGATGAAGAACAGCTCCGCGTCCGGTTCGAGCCCGTGCAGCTCCCGGAGGGTGTCGATGGTGAACGTCGGCCCCTCGCGGTCGATGTCGATGCGGCTGACCGAGAACTGCGGGTTCGACGCCGTGGCGATCACGGTCATCAGATAGCGGTCCTCGCGCGGCGAGACCGCCTTGTCGCTCTTCTGCCACGGCTCGCCCGTGGGCACGAAGATCACCTCGTCGAGGTGGAAGCGGGCGGCGACCTCGCTCGCCGCCACCAGGTGACCGTGGTGGATGGGATCGAACGTCCCGCCCATCACGCCCAGTCTGCGTCTCACCGCCCTCAGCGGTCCCGGTTGAAGCGGGTGGTGATGAAGAGCAGGAGCAGCAGGACGAACAGCGTGCTCCCGCCGACGAAGTACGCGTTGGGGCTGGAGTCGCCCTCGTGCCCGCCGCCGCCACCGCTCTCGGAGGCGGAGGCGAGGGTCACGGCGAGGTCGTGGGCGGCGGTCAGAGCGCTCATGGTCACGGTGGCCAATCCGGTGTCGTCGGGTGGGCGTGCCTCGACATCGTAAGCGGGTCCGCGGCCCGCTCCCACGTCGGCTCCGCCATCGGGGGGCGCCGGGCGCGGCCGGCGCCGCGGACGCCGAGGTCACCGTGGAGTACGGATGCCGTGACGAACCTGCTACGGAACTCCCGGCCACGCCGGCCCGTTGTCGCACTAGCCTTGGGGGTCAGCCGTACGGGGAGGGGACGGACAGACATGCCTGAACTCAACAAGAACGTGCCGAGCCGAGAACGCCGGAGGTTCCCCGGCATCTCGTCCCGGGCGTACGAGCACCCTGCCGACCGCTCCGCGCTCGTCTCTCTGCGCAAGCTCACCGGGTTCGACAAGGTCTTCAAGGCGATCAGCGGCATGCTGCCGGAGCGCTCGCTGCGGCTGCTGTTCCTCTCCGACTCGGTGCGGGTCAGCGACCAGCAGTTCCAGCACCTGCACGACATGCTGCGCGACGCCTGTTACATCCTGGACCTCGACAAGGTCCCGCAGATGTACGTCAAGCAGGACCCCCAGCCCAACGCGATGTGCATCGGCATGGACGAGCCGATCATCGTCGTCACCACCGGCCTCGTCGAGCTGCTCGACGAGGAGGAGATGCGGGCCGTCGTCGGGCACGAGGTGGGCCACGCGCTCTCCGGCCACTCGGTGTACCGCACGATCATGCTCTTCCTCACCAACCTCGCCCTCGCGCTGGCCTGGATCCCGCTGGGCGCCCTGGCGATACGGGCCATCATCGCCGCGCTGCTGGAGTGGTTCCGCAAGTCGGAGCTGTCCGCGGACCGCGCAGGGCTGCTCGTCGGGCAGGATCTGGAGGCGTCGATGCGCGGGCTGATGAAGCTCGCCGGCGGCAACCACCTGCACCAGATGAACGTCGACGCGTTCCTCCGGCAGGCCGAGGAGTACGACCGGGGCGGCGACGTCCGCGACTCCGTCCTGAAGATCCTCAACGTGCTGCCGCGCAGCCACCCCTTCACCACCATCCGCGCCGCCGAGCTGAAGAAGTGGTCGGAGAGCCGCGACTACCAGCGGATCATGGACGGCCACTACCCGCGGCGCGACGAGGACAAGGACGCCTCCGCGCGCGAGTCCTTCCGCGAGTCGGCCAGCAGCTACGCGGACACGGTGAAGAACAGCAAGGACCCGCTGCTGCGGCTCGTGAACGACATCGCGGGCGGGACCGCCGACATAGGCGGCAAGCTGCGGGACCGCTTCAACAACCGCGGCTCCGGCGGCTCCGCCCCGGCGGACGGCTCCGGCCCCGCGGACCCCTCGCCCAACTGAGCACCGTCCCCCCTCCGCTCAGCGAGCGCCCACCGTACGCGATCCGCCGCCCCCTCGTCCCGGGGGCGGCGGCGTCGTTCGTACGGCGTGTGCCGCCTCGTACGGGCGCGCGCTCCGCGCCTTTGGCCCGTACCCCCGCGCGCCGGACAGGGCCTACGACACCTTCGCCGCCTGACCCGTGTCCAGCACCCCGCAGAGCGACCCGCTCAACTGCCCCGGCGTCGCGAACGGGTTGGTCCCGTGCGGCGTCTTCCGCGGGTCCCGCTCGCCGGCCAGCAGCGGCCGCAGATACACCGAGGCGTCCGCGGTGCACGCCAGCGGCCCGGCGGTCAGCGCGGTCTCGGCCAGCTCCAGTTGCCGGTCGCGCAGGTCGTCGTGGTCGAAGCGGATGCGCACCTGGCGGCGCACGGTGAAGAGCGACGCCTTCGCCTCGGGGGCCCCGCCGGACGCCTTCGCCGGGCGCAGCACGTAGACGAAGACGTGGTCCGCGCTCACCTCCAGCTCTTCGTCGCTGACCTCCGCGAAGGTCACCGCGCCGTCGACCCGTACCTTCCGGTCGGCCAGCCGCACGTGCTCGGGGTCGAGGCGGACCATCCAGCCGGTCGCGGCGTGCCTGCCGTCGTCGGCGGGGCGGGCGAGGCTCTGGTCGAACTGGCCGTGCTGCTGCGGGTCGAGCTGGATGCGCACGTCGCGGACGTTGCCGCCGGTGAGGGTGCGGGCGTCGACCGCGGAGGTGACGAGGTAGTCCTTGCTCGCGGTGAGCGCCTGGACGACCTGCTCCTCGGTGAAGTTCCGGGTCGCGTCCGGATCCGGGAGGTCGATGCCGTCGGCGCCGGTGCCGAAGTCCGCGGCGGGGCTGCCGGCGATCAGCTCGTCGGGCTCGCCGCCCGGCACCGGGCCGTCGGGCGTCAGGGGGACGACGGTGCTGCGCAGCGGCGCCGCGGCGGGGGCGCCGGGCTGCCGGTAGGGCATGCGTACGCCCATGTAGATGGCGGTGCCGAAGGCGAGCGCGATGAGCAGGACGAGCACCAGGGCCTGCCGGGAGGCGCCGGGCCGCTGGGGGCGGCGGCTGCGTACGGCCGGGGCGTGGTCGCCGACGCGCTCGCTGGCGGAGTACTCCTCCAGGCGGGCAGCCTTGACGAACGCCTCATCGAAGACGATGGAGCGGTATTCGTCGTCTCCGCCTCCGGGGGCGCGCTCGGGTGTCCCGTCGGGCGGGCCTTCGTGCCCGGCCATATACAGAAGAGTAGGTCCACGGCGCCCCCCGTAAACCGGCGCGTCGGCGCCAACTTGCCGCTGCGCCGTGGGGGTACCGCCCACGCCCGCAGGGCGTAGGGGGAGGGTGAGGATCAAACGGGCGGAAGCGGTTGCGGCAGATCGGCGGCGGCGCGCGCGGGGGTTCCGCACGGGGTTCCGCAGGGGTCAGCGCGGTGTCAGCGACGGTTCGAGGGCGTCCGCGCCGGTCGTGGCCGAGGGGCTGGAGCCGCCGGGGGGCGGGGCGTCGTCGCGGCCGTCGGCGCCGGAACGGTACACGGCGGCGAAGGACAGCGCGACGATGCCGACGCCGAGGAGGAGGGCGAGCAGCAGGGCGACGGGCCGCTGCCAGTGCCCGTGGCCGCGGTACGGGCGCAGGGCGCCGCCGTAGGGGCCGTACGGGTCGGGGGCGTCCGGGTCGTCCCAGCCGTCGTAGATCCGGTCGTCGTTCGCCACGTCGTCGAGGACGGCCTCCGCCTGGGCCCGCGCCTCCGCGGCTCCGACCATGCGCTCCACGGCACTGGGCTCGTGGAAGTGGGCCGAACGGACGAAATCCTCGTCGAGCACCACGGCGGCGAACTCCTCGTCCGCGCCTCCGTGGTGGTGGCTGTCGGGCTCGTCACCGTCGGCGTACGGTGGCCTGCCCCCCACATCATCCGGCACCCGACCAGCGTAAACCGGGACAGTCGGGATGCGCCAGGCAGCGCGGGAACCGGACACAGGGTCCCGCCACTCCGGCGGGCCCGCGGGGCGGGTGGGACGGGCCCCGGAAGGCGCCTGTACGGCCTCCTCGCGGCCCGGACGCGTCCGCGCGGGTCGTGAAGCCCCGCTGGGCCGTTCGGCGGCGACGCGCCCGGCTACTGGCCCTTGAGCTGGCCGTCGCCCGTGACGACGTACTTCGTCGAGGTCAGCTCCGGCAGCCCCATCGGCCCGCGGGCGTGCAGTTTCTGGGTGGAGATGCCGATCTCCGCGCCGAAGCCGAACTCCGCACCGTCGGTGAACCGGGTGGAGGCGTTCACCATGACCGCGGCGGAGTCCACCAGGGCGGTGAAGCGGCGGGCCGCGCCCGTGTCGCGGGTGACGACGGCCTCGGTGTGCCCGGAGGACCAGCGGCGGATGTGCGCCACCGCGTCGTCCAGGGAGCGCACCACGGCCGCGGCGATGTCGTACGACAGGTACTCCGTGGCCCAGTCCTCGTCGTCGGCGAGCCGCACCTCCACGCCGGCCGCGGCGCCCGCCTTCACCCAGGCGTCGTCCCCGTGCACGGTGACGCCCGCGGCCTCAAGGGCCCGCAGGGCGCGGGGCAGGAACGCGTCGGCCACGGCCTGGTGGACGAGGACGGTCTCGGCGGCGTTGCACACGCTGGGGCGCTGCGCCTTGGAGTTGACGAGGATCTTCTCGGCGAGGTCGAGGTCGGCGTGCTCGTCCACGTACACGTGGCAGTTGCCCGTGCCGGTCTCGATCACCGGGACCGTGGACTCCTCGACGACGGTGCGGATGAGACCGGCGCCGCCGCGCGGGATCAGCACGTCGACCAGGCCGCGGGCGCGCATCAGCTCGTGCACGGACTCCCGGCCCTGCCCGGGCACCAACTGCACCGCGTCCGGCGGCAGCCCGGCCGAGGCCACCGCGTCGCGCAGCACGGCGACGAGGGCGGTGTTCGAGGCGTACGCGGAGGAGGAGCCGCGCAGCAGCACCGCGTTCCCCGACTTCAGGCAGAGCGCGGCGGCGTCCACGGTGACGTTGGGCCGGCCCTCGTAGATGATGCCGACGACGCCCAGCGGCACCCGCACCTGGCGCAGCTCCAGGCCGTTCGGCAGCGTGGAGCCGCGGACCACCTCGCCGACGGGGTCCGGCAGCTTGGCGACGTCCCGGACGTCGGAGGCGATGCCCGCGACGCGCTCCTCGGTGAGCGTCAGCCGGTCCACGATCGCGTCGGAGACCCCGTCGGCCCGCGCGCGGGCGACGTCCTCGGCGTTGGCCGCGACGATCTCCGCGGCGCGCGCCTGAAGCGCGTCGGCGACGGCCAGCAGGGCGGCGTCCTTGGCCGCGCGGGGCAGCGGGGCAATCATCGCCGCCGCGGTACGCGCCCGCTGGGCGGCCTGGCGGACCGGGGACTGGGTTTCGCTGCTCATGCCGTGCAGGGTAGT
The Streptomyces sp. CNQ-509 DNA segment above includes these coding regions:
- the nadD gene encoding nicotinate-nucleotide adenylyltransferase, which translates into the protein MRRRLGVMGGTFDPIHHGHLVAASEVAARFHLDEVIFVPTGEPWQKSDKAVSPREDRYLMTVIATASNPQFSVSRIDIDREGPTFTIDTLRELHGLEPDAELFFITGADALSQIFTWRGAEELFSLAHFIGVTRPGHRLHDPGLPEGRVSLVEVPALAISSTDCRERVARDEPVWYLVPDGVVRYINKRRLYRDGG
- a CDS encoding M48 family metallopeptidase, which encodes MPELNKNVPSRERRRFPGISSRAYEHPADRSALVSLRKLTGFDKVFKAISGMLPERSLRLLFLSDSVRVSDQQFQHLHDMLRDACYILDLDKVPQMYVKQDPQPNAMCIGMDEPIIVVTTGLVELLDEEEMRAVVGHEVGHALSGHSVYRTIMLFLTNLALALAWIPLGALAIRAIIAALLEWFRKSELSADRAGLLVGQDLEASMRGLMKLAGGNHLHQMNVDAFLRQAEEYDRGGDVRDSVLKILNVLPRSHPFTTIRAAELKKWSESRDYQRIMDGHYPRRDEDKDASARESFRESASSYADTVKNSKDPLLRLVNDIAGGTADIGGKLRDRFNNRGSGGSAPADGSGPADPSPN
- a CDS encoding glutamate-5-semialdehyde dehydrogenase gives rise to the protein MSSETQSPVRQAAQRARTAAAMIAPLPRAAKDAALLAVADALQARAAEIVAANAEDVARARADGVSDAIVDRLTLTEERVAGIASDVRDVAKLPDPVGEVVRGSTLPNGLELRQVRVPLGVVGIIYEGRPNVTVDAAALCLKSGNAVLLRGSSSAYASNTALVAVLRDAVASAGLPPDAVQLVPGQGRESVHELMRARGLVDVLIPRGGAGLIRTVVEESTVPVIETGTGNCHVYVDEHADLDLAEKILVNSKAQRPSVCNAAETVLVHQAVADAFLPRALRALEAAGVTVHGDDAWVKAGAAAGVEVRLADDEDWATEYLSYDIAAAVVRSLDDAVAHIRRWSSGHTEAVVTRDTGAARRFTALVDSAAVMVNASTRFTDGAEFGFGAEIGISTQKLHARGPMGLPELTSTKYVVTGDGQLKGQ